One Burkholderia cepacia genomic window carries:
- a CDS encoding ABC transporter substrate-binding protein — MIKPLVRLACAALLVGASTARGEEMAVCYNCPPEWADWAAQIAAIKQKTGIRVPFDNKNSGQSIAQLIAEQKSPVADVVYLGVSSAFQAKDKGVIAPYKPAHWNDIPANLKDPQGYWFAIHSGTLGFFVNKDALDGKPVPRSWADLLKPEYKGMVGYLDPSSAFVGYAGAVAVNQALGGSLDNFKPALDWFRKLKANAPIVPKQTAYARVLSGEIPILLDYDFDAYRAKYKDSANVEFVIPKEGTIAVPYVMSLVKGAPHDANGRKVLDFVLSDEGQKLWANAYLRPVRAQALGADIASKFLPASEYARAKPVDFGKMAAGQQAFGQQYLQVMQ, encoded by the coding sequence ATGATCAAACCGCTGGTGCGGCTCGCCTGCGCCGCGCTCCTCGTAGGTGCCTCAACCGCGCGCGGGGAAGAAATGGCGGTCTGCTACAACTGCCCGCCCGAATGGGCCGACTGGGCCGCGCAGATCGCGGCGATCAAGCAGAAGACCGGCATCCGCGTGCCGTTCGACAACAAGAACTCGGGCCAGTCGATCGCGCAGCTGATCGCCGAGCAGAAGAGCCCGGTCGCCGACGTCGTCTACCTCGGCGTGTCGTCGGCGTTCCAGGCGAAGGACAAGGGCGTGATCGCGCCGTACAAGCCCGCGCACTGGAACGACATTCCCGCGAACCTGAAGGACCCGCAAGGCTACTGGTTCGCGATCCACTCGGGCACGCTCGGCTTCTTCGTGAACAAGGACGCGCTCGACGGCAAGCCGGTGCCGCGCTCGTGGGCCGACCTGCTGAAGCCGGAATACAAGGGCATGGTCGGCTATCTCGACCCGTCGAGCGCGTTCGTCGGCTATGCGGGCGCGGTGGCCGTGAACCAGGCGCTCGGCGGCAGCCTCGACAACTTCAAGCCGGCGCTCGACTGGTTCAGGAAGCTGAAGGCGAACGCGCCGATCGTACCGAAGCAGACCGCGTACGCGCGCGTGCTGTCGGGCGAGATCCCGATCCTGCTCGACTACGACTTCGATGCGTATCGCGCGAAGTACAAGGACAGCGCGAACGTCGAGTTCGTGATTCCGAAGGAAGGCACGATTGCGGTGCCGTACGTGATGAGTCTCGTGAAGGGCGCACCGCACGACGCGAACGGCAGGAAGGTGCTCGATTTCGTGCTGTCCGACGAAGGCCAGAAGCTGTGGGCCAACGCGTACCTGCGTCCGGTGCGCGCACAGGCGCTCGGCGCCGACATCGCGTCGAAGTTCCTGCCGGCGAGCGAATACGCCCGCGCGAAACCGGTCGACTTCGGCAAGATGGCGGCCGGCCAGCAGGCATTCGGCCAGCAGTACCTGCAGGTGATGCAGTAA